One window of Nymphaea colorata isolate Beijing-Zhang1983 chromosome 1, ASM883128v2, whole genome shotgun sequence genomic DNA carries:
- the LOC116246027 gene encoding eukaryotic translation initiation factor 2 subunit beta — MADEAPADLKEQIPELAPFDPTKKKKKKKVTVLEPTDDAVDKLAEKTENLSVGEGFDSTTFTGKKKKKKPVEVDLLLDENGDAGEDLDGGNIDENEEGEGIVLQRYPWEGSDRDYKYEELLDRVFNTLRENNPELAGDRRRTVMRPPQVLREGTKKTVFVNFMDLCKTMHRQPEHVMNFLLAEMGTSGSLDGQQRLVVKGRFAPKNFEGILRRYVNEYVICNGCKSPDTILSKENRLFFLRCEQCGCSRSVAPIKAGFVARVHRRKAGT, encoded by the exons ATGGCGGACGAGGCTCCTGCAGATTTGAAGGAGCAGATTCCCGAG CTTGCTCCATTTGACcctacaaagaagaagaaaaagaagaaggttaCCGTTCTAGAACCTACGGATGATGCTGTTGATAAATTGGctgagaaaacagaaaaccTTTCAG TTGGCGAAGGCTTTGATTCAACAACGTTTActgggaagaaaaagaagaagaagcct GTTGAAGTTGATCTGTTACTTGATGAGAATGGTGATGCTGGAGAAGATCTTGATG GTGGCAatattgatgaaaatgaagaaggagaagggatTGTGTTGCAGCGCTATCCATGGGAAGGTAGTGATAGAGATTACAAATATGAGGAG CTACTGGACAGAGTCTTCAACACCTTACGAGAGAATAACCCAGAACTTGCTGGAGACAGGCGTAGAACTGTGATGAGGCCGCCACAGGTTCTACGGGAGGGTACAAAGAAGACTGTTTTCGTAAACTTCATGGACCTCTGCAAAAC GATGCATAGGCAGCCAGAACATGTGATGAATTTCTTACTTGCTGAAATGGGAACCAGTGGGTCTCTTGATGGGCAACAGCGTCTGGTTGTTAAAGGAAGATTCGCACCCAAGAACTTTGAGGGCATATTGCGCAGATACGTCA ATGAATACGTTATCTGCAATGGATGCAAAAGCCCTGATACAATTCTATCAAAGGAAAATCGTCTTTTCTTCCTTCGTTGTGAACAG TGTGGATGTTCTCGCTCTGTTGCTCCCATCAAGGCTGGTTTTGTTGCACGTGTTCATCGCCGAAAAGCTGGAACCTAG
- the LOC116245750 gene encoding umecyanin-like → MAPSLAGSLLAMAICALLLGEASAMDHIVGGSFGWKIPPNATFYQEWAKPRTFELNDQLVFLYTSALHNVLEVSEADFDGCTQDKVIGMHPVGPTIIPLTKGGNHYFFCGIGTHCDQGLKLSITVGKASAATGPDDDGAPDTSPPADASNSSSAPMLHYFAGVLGLILLPLLFV, encoded by the exons ATGGCTCCATCTCTAGCAGGGTCGCTGCTCGCCATGGCCATCTGTGCTCTGCTTCTTGGGGAGGCGTCCGCCATGGATCACATTGTTGGAGGAAGCTTTGGTTGGAAAATACCACCCAATGCCACCTTCTACCAGGAATGGGCCAAACCTAGAACCTTTGAACTGAACGATCAACTGG TGTTCCTGTATACTTCTGCTCTCCACAATGTGCTTGAAGTGTCGGAGGCCGACTTCGATGGCTGCACTCAGGATAAGGTGATCGGAATGCACCCCGTCGGACCCACTATAATTCCACTCACAAAAGGAGGAAACCATTATTTCTTCTGCGGCATCGGAACTCACTGTGATCAAGGATTGAAACTCAGCATCACTGTAGGAAAGGCATCCGCTGCAACTGGACCCGACGATGATGGCGCACCGGACACATCTCCACCAGCTGATGCTTCTAACTCTTCTTCTGCACCTATGCTGCACTATTTTGCCGGCGTGCTGGGGCTCATCCTATTGCCCCTCCTCTTTGTGTAA
- the LOC116251916 gene encoding thymidylate kinase gives MVVTRHSLSLFLTKAAAATTTQKLGRRGTGSRSFPRISFSFSFSTASAARTVVGMGSSGDGGRGALIVLEGLDRCGKTSQSTRLFSFLQEQGFSVESWRFPDRTTSVGGVISSYLANASELDDHTVHLLFSANRWEKRSLMESKLRNRTSIIVDRYSYSGVAFSAAKGLDLEWCKAPEIGLLAPDLVLYLDINPEKAAERGGYGGERYEQLEFQRNVMKQYQMLRDPTWKIIDASLPMEDVEKLLRDNSLECIDACLKGKPLSQLWLKD, from the exons ATGGTAGTGACCCGCCATTCCCTTTCCCTCTTCCTCACCAAAGCCGCCGCCGCCACTACCACTCA GAAATTGGGAAGGAGAGGAACAGGAAGTCGATCATTCCCAcgtatctctttttctttctccttctcgaCAGCCTCCGCAGCTAGGACGGTAGTTGGTATGGGCAGCAGCGGAGACGGTGGTCGTGGCGCTCTCATCGTGCTCGAAGGGTTGGATCGGTGTGGAAAGACGTCGCAGTCCACCAGGCTCTTCTCCTTCCTGCAGGAACAAGGGTTCTCCGTTGAATCGTGGCGCTTCCCTGATCGGACGACCTCAGTCGGCGGTGTCATCTCGTCCTACCTCGCAAATGCTTCTGAGCTGGACGATCACACAGTGCATCTGCTCTTCAGCGCCAACCGATGGGAGAAGAG GTCCCTAATGGAAAGCAAGCTAAGAAACAGGACCTCAATAATTGTTGACCGCTATTCATATTCTGGCGTGGCTTTCTCAGCTGCTAAGGGACTTGATCTTGAATGGTGTAAG gctCCTGAAATTGGATTGCTTGCGCCAGATCTTGTGCTTTACCTAGACATAAACCCTGAG AAAGCAGCTGAAAGGGGTGGCTATGGAGGAGAGAGATACGAACAGCTTGAGTTTCAGAGAAATGTCATGAAGCAATATCAAATGCTCCGTGATCCTACATGGAAG ATTATTGATGCATCTCTTCCCATGGAGGATGTGGAGAAGCTACTTAGAGATAATTCACTGGAATGCATTGACGCTTGCCTAAAAGGGAAGCCCCTTTCCCAACTCTGGTTAAAGGATTAG
- the LOC116258103 gene encoding xylan O-acetyltransferase 1-like, with the protein MEASSLVSRKWTLCIILSFLGFILLVCYLDHARKPMLVDDLPAQVNRIAAINSSSTGILLQGSKARGTNRVPEKCDVFDGQWVYDPEAYPLYSSSDCPFLSDQVSCQNNGRPDSDYQRWRWQARNCNTPRFSGRDMLEMLRGKRVVIVGDSLNRNQWESLACLLYSQIPPTRAYISVKDALHKVFKAKDYNCTVEFFWSPFLVELENRKQRKKVLKILKLGTISDAAKHWPGADVMVFNTGHWWLHKGKLKAWDFLEKEGILVEDMDVEDAFKMAMQTWAKWIDGNVNPSKTTVFFRSISPEHKGEKQWCYNRTQPHMDESNIVQFTPPTTALIEKIIGEAKIPLKYLNITRLSQYRVDAHTSVYTVRRGKLLTDQQRGKPNIYADCSHWCLPGLPDTWNEILYQMLILQQDTAAFL; encoded by the exons ATGGAGGCTAGCTCTCTTGTCAGCAGAAAATGGACACTCTGCATCATTCTGAGCTTTCTTGGTTTCATTCTTCTCGTCTGCTATCTTGATCATGCTAGGAAGCCCATGTTGGTCGATGACTTGCCAGCGCAGGTCAATAGAATTGCTGCAATAAACAGTAGCTCAACTGGCATTCTACTACAAGGCAGCAAAGCCCGTGGAACAAATCGTGTGCCGGAAAAGTGTGATGTCTTCGATGGCCAGTGGGTTTATGATCCCGAGGCATATCCACTGTACTCTTCATCTGATTGCCCATTCCTCAGTGACCAAGTGAGCTGTCAGAACAATGGCCGGCCGGATTCCGACTACCAAAGGTGGAGATGGCAAGCTAGAAACTGTAACACTCCCAG ATTCAGTGGAAGAGACATGCTAGAGATGCTTAGAGGGAAGAGGGTGGTGATAGTCGGGGACTCGCTGAACAGGAATCAATGGGAGTCCTTGGCTTGCCTTCTTTATTCTCAAATTCCACCAACACGGGCATACATCAGTGTCAAGGATGCCCTCCACAAAGTGTTCAAAGCAAAG GACTACAATTGCACTGTAGAGTTCTTTTGGAGTCCATTTCTTGTAGAACTAGAGAACCGGAAGCAGAGAAAGAAAGTGCTGAAAATACTAAAGCTAGGAACTATTTCAGATGCTGCCAAGCACTGGCCGGGAGCTGATGTTATGGTTTTCAACACAGGCCACTGGTGGTTGCACAAGGGGAAGCTCAAAGC GTGGGACTTCCTAGAGAAAGAAGGAATACTGGTTGAAGACATGGATGTGGAAGACGCGTTCAAGATGGCCATGCAGACATGGGCAAAGTGGATTGATGGCAACGTCAATCCCTCCAAGACCACAGTATTTTTCAGAAGCATCTCACCTGAACACAAAGG TGAGAAGCAATGGTGCTACAACCGAACACAACCTCACATGGATGAATCTAATATCGTGCAATTTACACCACCCACAACAGCTTTGATTGAGAAAATCATCGGAGAAGCGAAGATACCTTTGAAATATCTGAACATCACCAGGCTGTCACAGTACCGAGTAGATGCACACACGTCAGTGTACACAGTGAGGCGAGGCAAGCTGTTGACAGACCAACAACGTGGAAAACCAAATATATATGCTGATTGCAGCCATTGGTGCTTACCTGGACTCCCTGATACTTGGAATGAAATCTTATACCAAATGTTGATATTACAACAAGACACTGCCGCCTTTTTGTAA
- the LOC116258111 gene encoding uncharacterized protein LOC116258111 — translation MSTVEKKLEDLFQEGLSLFNTDPKPSRGIAWVDNMYQKLEVMCKGVDENKFLQETSKFVENQVQSVGVNVRKFCAEFVHELLTSPSDCQVKIGPLTDLSLTYGEVIENHGKMKEGLEKFCPLDDELPEPKELQDGSDFGEDLQDDSSLDGNQVNFSSGGACDEAQNDAPSQPQVRCGHNSEGGNDPDQPLDASQCSNLVQDCPLLRSSTPLDRLFEKDTSQGNASNAVVASSSSKAGTSTSPSVEHMVDVASDNTKRQQQSVLPQDFQLSADSEFTVIPASIDGDEATECNQKTGVRKFLSFRASENGKRLAQRSAKVVHTASVSTDKTCLHKSAEDDDYEQVAYWYVNIDSESKHSKGISPINLVDDNHMRRSVSVDNCESDWEFL, via the exons ATGTCAACGGTTGAGAAGAAATTGGAGGATCTATTTCAAGAGGGATTATCCTTGTTCAACACGGACCCAAAGCCCAGCAGAGGAATTGCATGGGTTGACAACATGTACCAGAAGCTCGAGGTTATGTGTAAAGGGGTTGATGAAAACAAGTTTCTGCAG GAGACAAGCAAATTTGTTGAGAACCAGGTGCAGTCAGTTGGCGTAAATGTTAGGAAATTTTGTGCTGAATTCGTGCACGAACTTCTCACATCACCCTCAGACTGCCAAGTTAAAATAGGGCCCCTGACTGATTTGTCTTTGACCTATGGTGAAGTTATTGAGAATcatggaaaaatgaaggaaGGTCTGGAGAAGTTCTGTCCCTTGGATGACGAGCTACCTGAACCTAAAGAACTGCAGGATGGTTCTGATTTTGGGGAAGATCTCCAGGATGATTCTTCACTTGATGGAAATCAAGTTAATTTTAGTTCTGGGGGAGCATGTGATGAAGCACAGAATGATGCTCCATCACAACCACAAGTACGATGTGGACACAATTCTGAAGGAGGTAATGATCCTGACCAACCGTTGGATGCATCTCAGTGCTCCAACCTTGTCCAAGATTGTCCTCTATTGCGTTCATCAACTCCTTTAGACAGGTTGTTTGAGAAAGATACTTCACAGGGGAATGCATCAAATGCTGTTGTTGCTTCTTCATCCTCAAAAGCTG GCACATCGACATCTCCAAGCGTGGAACATATGGTGGATGTTGCTTCTGATAATACTAAGCGGCAGCAACAGTCTGTCCTGCCACAAGATTTTCAACTCTCTGCAGATTCTG AATTTACTGTAATCCCGGCGAGTATCGACGGTGATGAAGCCACTGAGTGCAATCAGAAGACTGGGGTCAGGAAGTTCTTGAGTTTTAGAGcttcagaaaatggaaaaaggctTGCACAAAGGAGTGCCAAAGTTGTCCATACTGCTTCAGTGTCCACAGATAAAACTTGCTTGCACAAG TCAGCTGAGGATGATGATTATGAGCAGGTAGCATACTGGTATGTGAACATTGATTCAGAGTCGAAGCATAGTAAGGGCATTTCACCCATCAACTTAGTCGATGACAACCACATGAGGAGATCTGTGAGTGTTGACAACTGTGAATCTGATTGGGAGTTTCTCTGA